The Triticum aestivum cultivar Chinese Spring chromosome 7B, IWGSC CS RefSeq v2.1, whole genome shotgun sequence genome window below encodes:
- the LOC123162387 gene encoding uncharacterized protein isoform X1, whose amino-acid sequence MLLCGRCGPSRLQPANSHPRPARFLTAAARPSSIDGLHRLLQPIQVVAVILDPDPHLPGLLWLTCPITDGFLLQTVQELLPLCLRPPSSPTWRVYCSLQRPYHSFSPGCIWSLFNYRSAPMLRTKKGPCDRASISFHQSRRRPSASRPPCQCKILLSKFQKSFRKKRKRKMEQESEASSPLSTSWLLVLKAQAALATISKLLLLTIMAEGRCPTTWMLACSPSVAVVHPEAVSRRRLHQSRLSFVQCSKRPGQKNRSSSDEPCPNRNLSLPLSATNGHYSVKLM is encoded by the exons ATGCTCCTCTGCGGCCGGTGCGGTCCCTCCCGGCTACAACCTGCTAATTCTCATCCGCGACCGGCACGGTTCCTCACCGCTGCAGCCCGCCCCTCCTCCATAGATGGCCTGCACCGGCTGCTACAGCCCATCCAGGTGGTGGCCGTCATCCTTGATCCCGATCCACATCTGCCTGGGCTTCTATGGCTGACCTGCCCAATCACCGATGGATTCCTTCTCCAAACAGTACAAGAGCTACTCCCACTCTGCCTCCGACCTCCCTCCTCCCCCACATGGCGAGTGTACTGCTCCCTACAACGCCCATACCATTCTTTCTCCCCTGGATGCATCTGGTCTCTCTTCAATTACCGGTCAGCACCAATGCTGCGAACAAAAAAAG GGCCCTGTGATAGGGCATCCATCTCTTTTCATCAAAGTCGCCGTCGTCCATCTGCGTCGAGGCCACCCTGCCAGTGTAAAATTCTGCTCTCAAAG TTTCAGAAATCCttcaggaaaaaaagaaaaagaaaaatggagcaGGAGTCAGAGGCCTCAAGCCCTCTCTCCACTTCGTGGCTTCTTGTTCTCAAAGCACAAGCTGCTCTTGCTACTATTAGTAAACTACTTCTGCTCACTATAATGGCTGAGGGGCGTTGCCCAACTACGTGGATGCTCGCCTGCTCACCGAGCGTCGCTGTAGTCCACCCCGAAGCCGTCAGCAGGAGGAGGTTGCACCAGTCCCGCCTCTCCTTCGTCCAGTGCTCCAAGAGGCCAGGGCAGAAAAATCGGTCATCTTCTGATGAGCCCTGCCCCAACAGGaacctctctctacctctctcagCTACTAATGGACACTATAGTGTGAAGTTGATGTAG
- the LOC123162387 gene encoding uncharacterized protein isoform X2, translating into MLLCGRCGPSRLQPANSHPRPARFLTAAARPSSIDGLHRLLQPIQVVAVILDPDPHLPGLLWLTCPITDGFLLQTVQELLPLCLRPPSSPTWRVYCSLQRPYHSFSPGCIWSLFNYRSAPMLRTKKGPCDRASISFHQSRRRPSASRPPCQCKILLSKVSVIVFRNPSGKKEKEKWSRSQRPQALSPLRGFLFSKHKLLLLLLVNYFCSL; encoded by the exons ATGCTCCTCTGCGGCCGGTGCGGTCCCTCCCGGCTACAACCTGCTAATTCTCATCCGCGACCGGCACGGTTCCTCACCGCTGCAGCCCGCCCCTCCTCCATAGATGGCCTGCACCGGCTGCTACAGCCCATCCAGGTGGTGGCCGTCATCCTTGATCCCGATCCACATCTGCCTGGGCTTCTATGGCTGACCTGCCCAATCACCGATGGATTCCTTCTCCAAACAGTACAAGAGCTACTCCCACTCTGCCTCCGACCTCCCTCCTCCCCCACATGGCGAGTGTACTGCTCCCTACAACGCCCATACCATTCTTTCTCCCCTGGATGCATCTGGTCTCTCTTCAATTACCGGTCAGCACCAATGCTGCGAACAAAAAAAG GGCCCTGTGATAGGGCATCCATCTCTTTTCATCAAAGTCGCCGTCGTCCATCTGCGTCGAGGCCACCCTGCCAGTGTAAAATTCTGCTCTCAAAGGTGTCTGTTATTGT TTTCAGAAATCCttcaggaaaaaaagaaaaagaaaaatggagcaGGAGTCAGAGGCCTCAAGCCCTCTCTCCACTTCGTGGCTTCTTGTTCTCAAAGCACAAGCTGCTCTTGCTACTATTAGTAAACTACTTCTGCTCACTATAA
- the LOC123162387 gene encoding uncharacterized protein isoform X3, translating into MDSFSKQYKSYSHSASDLPPPPHGECTAPYNAHTILSPLDASGLSSITGQHQCCEQKKGPVIGHPSLFIKVAVVHLRRGHPASFQKSFRKKRKRKMEQESEASSPLSTSWLLVLKAQAALATISKLLLLTIMAEGRCPTTWMLACSPSVAVVHPEAVSRRRLHQSRLSFVQCSKRPGQKNRSSSDEPCPNRNLSLPLSATNGHYSVKLM; encoded by the exons ATGGATTCCTTCTCCAAACAGTACAAGAGCTACTCCCACTCTGCCTCCGACCTCCCTCCTCCCCCACATGGCGAGTGTACTGCTCCCTACAACGCCCATACCATTCTTTCTCCCCTGGATGCATCTGGTCTCTCTTCAATTACCGGTCAGCACCAATGCTGCGAACAAAAAAAG GGCCCTGTGATAGGGCATCCATCTCTTTTCATCAAAGTCGCCGTCGTCCATCTGCGTCGAGGCCACCCTGCCAGT TTTCAGAAATCCttcaggaaaaaaagaaaaagaaaaatggagcaGGAGTCAGAGGCCTCAAGCCCTCTCTCCACTTCGTGGCTTCTTGTTCTCAAAGCACAAGCTGCTCTTGCTACTATTAGTAAACTACTTCTGCTCACTATAATGGCTGAGGGGCGTTGCCCAACTACGTGGATGCTCGCCTGCTCACCGAGCGTCGCTGTAGTCCACCCCGAAGCCGTCAGCAGGAGGAGGTTGCACCAGTCCCGCCTCTCCTTCGTCCAGTGCTCCAAGAGGCCAGGGCAGAAAAATCGGTCATCTTCTGATGAGCCCTGCCCCAACAGGaacctctctctacctctctcagCTACTAATGGACACTATAGTGTGAAGTTGATGTAG